The DNA segment GCGTTTTCTTCGGCGAGGCCGGAGAATTAGTTTCGGACCAACACCATCCGCTTCGTGACCTCAGCTTCCGAGAAGTCGCAGTTATGGCTCCGCTCGTTGTACTGATTTTCTGGATGGGTTTACTGCCGGATCATTTTTTAAAGTATTCGAAGGCGTCGATCGAGCATCTTGTTGAAACGAAAGACGCCTACCAGCTTGCGGCACTTGATCATCATGGAAACCAGGTTGATTTTGCTGCGCTGATAGAAAACGCGAAAATGAAAACTCAGGTGCATGCCGTTCAAACCGTACGTGCCACACTTGTGGAGGCAAAATGACAAACGCGATAATTTCCCTGCGAGATGTACTGGTTGTTTCGCCAATGATCGCTCTTTTGTTGATGAGCCTCATCCCCGTGTTGATGAAGGTGTTTAATGGCAACAAAGAGCCTAAACCGTTCGTCACAGTTGTTTACGCCCTTTTGGGAGTAATTGTCGCAATTGGACTTACAGCATCGCTTTCTGGAATGAAGCAAACGGCCTTCTCGGAAGCGCTGGTCTTTGACGGCATGTCCGTTTGGGGATCCCTGATCGTCCTGTTTAGTGGGGCCTTCGCGCTGATGCTGGCGTTTGATCACATTGAAACCGACGGTCGGCAGTTTTCCGAGCAATGTTTTTTGATGCTTGGAAGTATGATCGGGATGCTGATCGTGGTTATGTCGAACGATCTCATCGTCACGTTCTTGGGCATCGAAATGATGTCACTTTGCCTTTATATTTTGGTAGCGATGAGCCGCGAAGAGATATTGTCAAAAGAGGCTTCCTTCAAATATTTTGTCTTGGGAAGTTTCGCATCGGCGATTTTCCTTTACGGAATTGCTCTGCTTTACGGGACCGTGGGCGGAACAAGCCTGCCCGTAGTTGCGGCCAAGACTGGCGAACTGCTTCAGAATCACAATCAACTATTCTATGTCGGAATGGCGATGGTGATAATGGGATTCGCGTTCAAGGTTTCCATCTTCCCGTTTCATTCATGGACGCCAGATGTGTATCAAGGAGCGCCGACGCCAATCACCGCGTTTATGGCCACCGCTGTAAAGGCTGCGACGTTCATTGCTATTCTGCGTTTGTTTCAACACGCTGACCCTTCTGGTCCGAGCGCGTTTCTCTTGGAACCGAAGTTTTTAACGGTTCTATCGTGGTTGGCAGTTCTGACTATGCTTGTCGGCAATGCCGCCGCTGTAATGCAAAATGGGTTCAAGCGAATGCTTGCCTATTCGTCGATCTCGCATTCTGGCTACCTTCTTGTGGGCGTGATCACCGCTGGATTTGCACAGCGAATTGAAAGCTCGCTTGCAGCTTCAACCGTTGTGCTTTTCTACCTGTTCTCCTATTCGATCATGACCATCGGATCTTTCGCCTTAGTAGCAATCCTCGAAAAGCAAGTCGGCCACACGCTGACAATCGACGATCTCAAGGGCCTTGCCTCTAGAAATCCGGTCCTTGCGGGGTGCCTGGCGCTGATTTTGTTTTCACTTGCCGGCGTTCCGCCCTCGATAGGGTTTTTTGCGAAGTTTAGCCTCTTCGGGTCTGCGATCGAACAGAACCTTTACTGGTTAGCATTTTGGGGTGTTTTGAATTCAGTGATCGCCGTGTATTACTATTTGCGCCCGGTCGTTGCCATGTACATGACAGAATCAACCGATCGACTTGATCTTCAAGATGGTGTTCTTACGCGAATGACGTTGGTGTTGACGGCAGTTGCCACGGTGGTGTTTGGATTGGCGTCATCGCCAGTACTACAGTTTGTCAGCGAATCAGTTCTCAATCGTCTGTAGGAATTTAGAGCGCAGTATGCAAGCGAAGCATTTTGCGAATGACATCTGGCTTTGTCATTCGGGTGCTTCGCAACCGCTCGACGCCGCCCTTCATGATGACCATCGTGCCCGGGATTTTAACTAGAAATCGATCAGCGACTGTGGGGCTATTGCCAGTATCGATTTGAAAAACCGCGATCCGCCCAAACTCGGCCTCCTTCAAAATGCTTTGAAGAACGGGAGCCTGCTTCGTCCATACAGGATCATTTGTTTCAGAAAAAATCAGGAGGACGGTGGTGCTGGCGTCAATCTGCTGCTTGTAGGCCCCGTCTTCGAACTTGGTAGCGATCAACGGAGCGGCAGGCAAAAGCGACCGTGGTGCGGGGGTGCTTGTCGGCGGAGTAGCTTGCGGCGCAGCGGTCTGCGGCGCAACAGGGGCTGGAACCGCCGGTGGTGAAACGGTTGGTTTTGTGACGCTTGGAGAAGTAACGGTAGGTGCTTTGGGAGCCGTGGTCTGTGCTCCAGCAAAGGACGCAGCCAAGGCAGTCAGAAAAAAAATCAGGTTACAAAAGCTCATCGATCTACCTCATTCGCCTATAGGCCTGCGTAAATGAAAGTCATGATTACGCCGGGACCAATCTTTACAAAGAGCGCGATAAAAAACAGAACTGCGATGACCAGCGGCGCGAGGAAAAACACCTTGTTCTCTCGCACGAGATTCGCTAGCTCGGTTAGGATCCGTAGGGACTGGTTTTTAAAACTCATATCTGTAAGATCCTTCAAACCTGATGGCTGTATCATTATTTTAGAACCGCACTGTGAAAATACAATGACAAAACCATGCTAGACGAATGTCCAACGTGTATGGAAAAGTGGAGCCGATGAACTCGAAACATGGCCGACGGTTGGCGGCGTCGTTTTTAGGTGTTCTGGCGACGATTGCGATTTTCGAAATCGCACTTCGAATTATTGGAATCGTTGAATTAGATAAAGGTCGGCCCACTGAAGCCGGAAAAGATGGGAAGCCGGTTGTCGTTTTTGCCGGAAATTCCCACACCCTCGGATCAGGAGCACCGGTTGGCCGATCGTTTCCGGATCAGTTTCGCGAATTACTGGCGGACATGTTTGGCGAGACGCCATTTCAGATAGTTAACGTCGGGCGAGGGAATGCGAATTCAACATTTGTTGCTGATGCGATGCCTGGATTTTTAGAAAAGTATCAACCCAAGTATCTCGTCCTCATGACCGGCGAAACAAATTATTGGAACCACTTTGGCTACGGCAGGTATTATCAAATCCAGCATGGCTGGAACCTTTTCACGGCGGCCTATGACCTTGCCTATCAGTCTAGAACATTCCGATTCGTTCAATTGTTTTTCGAGTTTATCATAGATCCGCGCAGAAGAGATCCCGCGAACGTGTTCTCGGATCTATCAACTATTGATCGAGCTTACATGTGGATCGCGGTTACCAATAACTCAAACATGTATAGTCCGGGTAAAATGTCAGAGGATGAGCTTCGCTCGGCCTATGCGGCACTTCATGCGTTGCACTCGACACTGCCGCAACACATCGGTGTCGTTGAAACATTAATGGATGTCGCGTTGGCCTTGGGGTCCTATGATGCCAAATATCGAGAGTACGGATTCTCCTACGCGCGAAAGCTAACTGAATTGACGGCGGGAAAATATTCTTACTCAGCAGACCGGATGCTAAATGTTTACCTAAAGGGAGGAGAATTCGATCCAGAAACTGTCAGGTTGTCCAAGGATCTGATCGACCGGCGGCCCCAGCCATTTAAGCTTTACGAAGAATTCTACAGTAGCTTTTCTCCGCCTCAAGCCATAGATGCGTTGCCGGTTGAAAAGAAGTTTGAGTTTCTAAAGAAGGCACTATCTCACCACCCCAATCAGCCGCAAGTGCGCTTTCATTATTTTCAAAAATTGATTGATTCAAATCAAACTGAGGAAGCGATCAGAGTCATCCAAGAGGGTATCGACTTGAACCCGTTCGCCAACCATTTCAATTGGATTTCACTTCTTCGAAACACAGGAGAGGGATTGAAGTGGAGAAAAAATCCCGACGCGGAAAAATTTGTCGCGGAAACAGAGAAGATCGCTGCCGAATATAAGAAACGATTCCCCTCGCAAGAGGGTAGGACGAGGGTCATCAAAAATACTGAAATTGAAAATTGGGTTCGAGCAGATCTCCAGCGGATTTTTGAAGAGACGGAAAGGCGTGGCGTGAAACTAATGCTACAGACTTATCCGCCAGAGCGATATGGCCCGGAAAAACTTGTTGACCAGATAATTCGAAATTTTGCTCGGGAACGCGGCCTTCCATTATCTGATACGTCAAATCACTTCCTAACGCTTCAGCCCGATTCGATAAAACGAGAAGAGTTTTTCACGAAAATGTACGGTGATCACGACAACCATTTAGGCGAGTCAGGTTACGCCGAAATCGCAAAAATCCTTGTGCCTGCCTTTGAAAGAGCCGGATGGCTCCCGGCTAAATAGTTTTTCTGATTTCCGAGATCTGCTCAACTGCGAACTCGAGATCCACTTTCTCCGTCGTTGGAGAAAAGCTGAGTCGAAGTTGATGGGCCCGATCAGGGGCGTGTCCGAGCGCCAACAGTACCGCACTGCTTTCACTTTTTCCGGTTCCGCAGGCAGCTCCAGTGGAGCAGGCGATTCCCCGGTTCGCCAGTTCGCGATGAAGAATTTTTGAGGGAACGTCGGGAATGGTAAAGCTAAGGATGTGACACAACGACTCTGATTCAACCGGTCCGTTGATTTCCACTTTAGGAAACCGCTCCTTCAGGGTTTCGACACCGAAGATACGCAGCGCCTGCATTCGGCTAATGACGTCGGCGTTCCATGTTCCGCAGGCGACGGCAAACGAGGAAATGAGTTCTACGGAAGTCGTTCCGGGCCGAAGGCCGCGCTCTTGCTTGCCGCCGAAAACAAGCGGAGTGAGCTCGATATCCTGTCGGATATAGAGTGCGCCAATCCCTTTGGGGCCGCGAACTTTATGGCCACTAAGGGTCATAAGGTCGACCGGTAGCTCTCCTATCGAAAACGGCGTGTGGCAAAAGCTTTGACAAGCATCAGCGTGAAAAAGAACTTTCGCCTTTCGACAAATTTCGCCGATGGCGCTGAGATCTTGAATTGTGCCGATTTCGTTATTGCCGTGAGAAATAGATACGAGGACCGTATTGTTTCGAATGCCTGAAGATAAATGGTCGAGATCAACATAGCCTTCTCGGTCGACCTTGATCTCATCCCAATCACAAGCTCCTGAATCCTTAAGCCACTTTGCAGTGTTTGCGACACTCGAATGTTCAGTCGAGAGCGTAAGTAGATGGGGCCGTTTGTCGCTTTGGCGATTCGCCCTTTTCCAATCTTCCAAAGAGCGCTGAAGTACCCAGTTGTTGGCCTCTGTGCCACCAGAGCAAAAAACGATCTCTTTTGCTGCACTGCCCAGCTTGGCCGCAATCTTTTCCCGCGCGTGCGTCAGAAGTGCTGCGGCTTTCGTTCCTAATAAGTGTGCTGAGGATGAGTTTGCAACACCCTCTTCGTGCAATGCGATGAGGTGGCGGAGCGCCTCTGGAGCCATTGGTGAAGTCGCGGCGTGGTCGAGGTAAGTAGATTTCATATTGAGATCGTCCACTCTTGATAAACTTCAAGCAAGTCGAGACAATAAGCGGCGTGAGCCACGACCATAAATCAATCGCCATTGGCGACACAGACGAGAATGGCACTGCGAAGTCCATGACCACTTGGTCGGTGGAAGAAGCGCTGGCAGCCAGAGTAAACGGATGGAAGAACTGGCTCTGCGCTGCAGGATCAGAAAATCTTCACGTTACACCGGACGGAAATCTGTTCACAGCAACCTGCAGAGTCGGTGGATTTTTAGGAAATGTGTTTGAAGGAAAAATGTCGTTACCGTCGCAATGGGTCACTTGTACTAAAGAGTGGTGTATGTGCGGCGCCGACATGCAGTTGCGAAAGGCGAAATCTGAACAAAGCCGCCTCGCTGCGACCGGGAAACTGCCGCCAGATTTAGCAGGTGCGATCGAGGCGAGACAGCAGAAAGCCCGGCTAGCTAGTTGGGTCGCGCCTGCACAGTACGACGCTCATCGGGCTTTTCCAAAATCAATAACATGGGATATTTCGAGACGCTGTAACTACTCATGCAGTTACTGTCATCCATCGGTTTCCAACCAGTTCGATTCCCATCATTCTTCACGAACATTGATCGAAGCGATTGATCGATTGAACGATCGATTTTGCAATGGGACCCCAACTAAATGGGTTATTACCGGAGGCGAGCCGACTACGAATCCCGCATTCATGGAGGCCGTCGATAGAATCAACAGCCATGGGCACTTGATTCATGTGCAGAGCAACGGTAGTCGAGGTCCCGCGTACTTGCGGGAGTTGATTGGTAAAGCGTGCGTTGGTCTAAGTTGCCATCTCGAGGCTGGTGCAACCGATCGATTTGTAGAAAGCTGTCGAGCGGTTGTCGATGAAAAAACAATAAGCCCTGCTGCCGGGCGCATGTGGTTTGGAGTGCGCGTGATGGTCGGACCAGGTCGACTAGTGGAAGCCCTTAAGGTTCGTAAAAATCTTTTAGAAATCCCATCGTTTGCTGAAAAGGCCTTTGTCAATTTCAGTCCGCTCTACCAGAGGCTCAAGCAAGATCAGCTAATGGAATATTCTAAGGAAGAGCTGCAAGAAATTCTAAAATACGCCTAAGCGAGGTGCCGTTAGATCTCCAGGAAGCGATTCAATTCAGGAAATGTTTTCGAAAAACTAGTTCCGCGCTCGGCGTCTAGACGACGGATGTAATCGCGAGTTTGATTCAGTCGAGAAGAATGATCGGCCTCGTTCATCAAATTGATGATACCTTGAATCTTGTTCGACTTCTTTCGGCTCCGATTTTCAAAGGCAACCAGCTTTTCGGTGATGGCCTTTTTAAGTTCGGAAGGATAATTCTGGATCGAAAGATAGGGTGGATAGTGAACCACCCCAGGGTGAAAATAGCCGTTAAAGCCCTTCGTTACTTTTCTAAAGTTTTGGTCCTCGACCCATTGGGCGTATTCGTCCAAGTAGAACATGTTCATCAAGTGAACCGAACAGAGCAGCATGACCTTCACGCTCTCTGGCGATTCCTCATCGAGACACTTTAAGTTGTTCGAAATCGCTTCCCAATTGGCTGGGTAGCGCATGTAGTTGTTCTTCTCGCCCCAGCAATCGAGGCTGATGAACACCTCTACTAGTTTAAATTCTTTCCAAAGGTCGAAGAGGGATTTGTCTAGAAGTGTTCCATTGGTATGGTACCGAATCTGAATATTTTTAGCCGCACCGGTGCGGACGCAGGCCTCCACGAGGCGGCGATGTTCTTCAAGCAACATCGGCTCGCCGCCGCCGACGATGATCTCTCTCATGCTAGGTAGCATGGCTTCAAGATCCGTCCAAAACGCAGGATCTTTGTACCACTCGAAACGGGACTGATTAATTTTGCTTTTGTGCGCCCACTCACTTCGTATTTCCGAAGTTTCTGCGGTCTCGGCAATCTTTTTCGCGAGAGCGGTCCAGCGACTGGAATCTTGTGGACGGCACATCACGCATTGAAGATTACAGGTGTTTCCTAAGCGCAGATCGATTGCAACGATGTCTTCGTTGAGGCGTCCATCGGATTGAGTTTTTCGAACTCGATCGAGAACGAAGTCCCTTCCGAAGCGCTCTTTCCACACGCGATTTTCCGTAACTCGATGTGACCGGTAGCCATTTTTCTCTTCCGCATAGCAATGCGTGCAGGCTGATACATTTTCGCCCTTTAGCATTTTTAGGCGCGCGCTTCGCAAGTAATCGGAATTCCACGCTGCTTGGAGGGTCTGGTCGTTCAAATTTAAACGCTGTTCATTCTTCGCGACACAACAGAGGATTGCTGAACCATCGGTGTGCGTTGCAAGATGAGTGAACGGCAACGCACAAAATGTTTCAGAAATACGTCCGAATTCGTAGGGATCAGCGATCGCCTCGTCGGAAATGCCAGGATTGATATTGCGAAATGGAAAATCAGCCATGAATTCCGTAGCCCTCTGTCTCAAGTAATTGGCCGAGGTCGGGAAGTGTATGCTCGAGGCGCTGTTTACGGTGAACGTCTAACATTCTCGTGTAGGACACGAAATCTTTCATTTTGTCTGCGTCAGTCGATGGCTGCTCGTTCAATAGGTTGACGCAGCTGTCGATCGAGTTCTTCAAATAGCGCTGCGTCTGATAGGTTTTGGACCGTGCTTTATATTGCTCGAGCCTTCTAATCGCCTCTTGCTTCACGGTCGGGGGCAAAATCTGAACGTTGATATAATTGGGATCTGTCGCATAAAGAAAGTCGACATTTATGTCTCGCCGAGTTTCAACAGCAACAGCCTCGATGTAATCAAGAAGTTTCGTGATCGTCAGCACGTTGTAAATCTGCAGAACTGGAGTCACTCCGATCTGAACATTGGGCGGCAGCTGCACTAACTTTTTAAAATTCTTGTCGATTGTTTCCCAGCGACTTAGGAAGCGAATGTATTCGTTTTCTGGACCGAAGCCGTCGATGGATGCGTTGATGAGCACAAATTGAAAGTGTGGCAAGTACTCGAGAAACTTATCTTGAACATTGGTGCAGTTGATATTGAACATTAGGAAAATGTTTTTCGCGTGACCGGACTCGATACATGCCTGCATGAACTTGTAATTTCGCTCAATCAGCGTGGGCTCGCCGCCGGTTAAGTAAACTTTTCGAAGATTCGGAATGGACCGGATGACTTCGTCCCAGAACAAATCTGATTCGTACCACTCCGGGGTTTCGGCGGGCTTCTTGCCGCCGTTAAATCGATTCCAAAAATCTCGATACTCCTCGTTGGTGTCGTGGAGCTGCACGACCTCTTTATGAATTTGGCTCGAATTAAACGGGTTGCAAGATCGACACTTTAAATTACATAGATTGCCTAGACGCAAATCCAAGTAAAGCGCGGGCTTTTCAACTTTGAAATCGGCGCTCTTCGACGCTTCAACCCGGGATTCGATTTCCGCGCGTGCTTTGTTGAGCCACTCTTCGTTGTGCATTTCCCGATAAGAAGTTTTGCCGATGGATTCTTGGAAATAGCAAAGTTCGCAGCCTGAAACCTGTTTCCCTTCGAGCATCCCCTGGCGAATACTTCGCATGTGATCGGAGTTCCAAGCAGACGCAAGAGTATCCTCGCCGGCCTTAAACCCTTTGCCATCTTCTTTTTTAACCATGCCGCCGCCCTTGGCGACACAGCAAAAACTGACTTTTCCATTCGACTGAACGACTTGCTCAATCCAGGGGTAAACACAGAAGGTTTTGTTTAAACTACTCATGCGACGACCAGTCTCTAGCGGAAAATGGCAAATCTCAACCAAGAATGCGTCTAAAGATCGTACTTCCTAAGAGCCTGAATTCCCGCTCGAAAGCCGATGTGAACGATGCGCCCCAGGATTTCAGCATTCAGACTAAAGTGATCAACGAAAAACATCTCGTAGTCGTTGGGGGAGGGGTGGATGTAGATGTAGTCGACCCCTGGCTTATGGTTCACGCGCTTAGTCAGGATTTCTAGTAGCTTTTCTCGATGCTCATCAGGAAGCCCCTGCTGGCGAAAATAGCCGTCCACAGCGCTCATGATGGCCGAAATCTGCTGTTGGTGTTCGATATGTTTTTCAATTTTTTGTTGAATCACCTGGTAGAGCGCCTGGTTCATAATCATCGGGATTCCATAATTATGGAGCGATCCCATGACAGGCGTGTAGTGGTACGGCTGCACAGAGTAGCTTGCGATCACGAGGTCGGCGCCGGCATCAGCCGCAACATGTGTCGAAAGAGTTTCGCGAATTTCACCATCGAAGAAGTACAACTCCTTGCCCTTTTGATTCTTAATTCCGTAGGGAGCAAAGAAGGGCGGTAGCGAAGTACTGGCCGCAACAGCTTGCGAGATTGTGGCGTAATTGGCGTATTTGATGTTTCTTACTTTGTAAGTTTCCGGAAAATTCCCGAATACGACTTTTCGCGAGTGGTTTAGCTGTGTTGCGACGACGTAGTTTTCGACCCCCAGCTCTTTAAAATCATTTTCCCGCAAAACATTCATTCGCATATAGCGTTCGATGTTTTTGGTAGTAAACAGTCCGTTCAGCTTGAAGCCATTTTTCAAAAATGACTCTAGTCCGCCGGAAACAAGACTTTTGCGTTTCAACAAGCCAGGCAAAGTGCCTAGAAAGTTTACGCCATTAACCGCAAAAATATCGCGATATGTGATGGGCTTAAGGCGAGTGAACACCTTTTTCTTGCGCGAAAATTTATTCAGATCTGTTTCCGACCCACGTTCGAAGGCGTCGATGATCGAGTCAACGGAGTGGCCAGCGGCAAGCAGCGAAGTAACAAAAGACCCTGCGCTCGAGCCGACGTAGGTCTTGAATGTCATTTTGTCTTCAGGAAAGCGAAGCTGAACATCTTCCTTCGAGCCGCCCGCGAAATTGAATCCTTTTTCGCGAAGAGCGAGGCACACGCCCAAATGAAACGCTGCAGCTTTAATTCCGCCGCCGGATAGTACGAGGCCAAGCTTTTTCTTTTCACTCAAGCGCATTGCTCGATTGTAAAGAGACTGTGGGGCGAAAGGCAGCCCAAAACCTCGTGAAGAGTGCGCTCGCCGCACCGTTTCCGAGTTTATAGAAAGCCATCGATATTCAGGACCTTACCGCGAATATTTGAGTTGTGCGGAGTTCACTGAAGCGTCTAGGCTTGAGGTCGAAATGGAAAATTGGCTTTTACTGACAGACTACGCGAGTAAATATCGCATTAGTGTTTCGACACTGAGGCGACGAATTAAATCTGGCGCGCAGGCTCATCGATTTGAAGCCGGCCGATATTATTTGCCAGACCAGTACGAGCCCCAGGCAGAGGTGTCGACGTCTGGTTATGTCAACACTCAGCCGGTTTCTCAGACTTCCATAACACCAACTATCATGGCGCCAACAAACATGGCGTCGACCGCAACCCCAGTTGTGGCGATCGCGGCTCCGCTAGCGGCGCCGCATATTACAGACGAGCCGTTGATTACAACAACATCGAAGCTGTTGAACGAATTAAAGCAAGCTTACACGTTGATCTTGCATGAAAAAGAAGAGCAGATAATTTACCTGAAAGAAGAAATCGCCGACCTAAAAACACTGGTCCGAGTTTTGGAATCAGACAACGCTCGACTTCGAAAGACACCTGCGGGAAACGCCTAAGCGCGGAAGAAGAATTACGTCAGGTAGCCATTGCTGGCTAGCATTCGCCCCATTTCTACGTAGGCAGGATGTTCTCGAGGCGGCTGCATTGTTGCCAATCCGTCGACATAGCGATTGTACATGCAAAATGCAGCGGCGATTAGAACGGTGTCGTGAATCTCGCGGTCTGTGACGCCGGTTGCCCGTGCCGCGGCAACATCTTCGACAGAAACTTGGCGTGCATCTTTTTGGACTTTAGCCGCAATCTTGAGGAGTGATTGCATTTTTGGATTCAAACTTCTAAGCGAGGAATCGTTCCAAACATTTCGCGCCCAGCCAGCTTTTGCCATGTGAGCATCAGCCGCCGCCCCATGCGACTCTGAACAGAAGACACAGGAATTAAGGTAGGAAACATAAGAGGCAATTAGCTCGCGTTCCGCTTTATTTAAAAACGGACTCTCAGTTTGTAGCAGCGCCTCCGCAAGTTGCCGCATAGGATTTCCGGTCGCGGGGGAGAAGGCCATAGGGCCGATGATTCCAGGAAGTTCAGGATTCAAATCGATGTGTGCCATGGCAAAGGACTACCATGGAACTTTACAATTGAAAGTTAAAATAAATTATTTTGCGGTCGCTGCGCCGGACGCATTGCCGGCGGGCGGCGTGGCGGCCGTCGGTGCTGACGCCGCATCTGGAAAAAACGTGGCGCAAACGTTCGCGACATCTGCCAATACTGCACGATAGCTGACATCATCTTTAAAGGCATCTGGTGAGAAAATGTCGACCGCGCCTTTGGGCATTGGGCGAGGCTTTTCCTTGCGGAAATCAGCTGTCGCAATCAGATCGGCCATATAGTCTCGCGTGCTCAGCGGGGCAGGACCTGGGGGAGCGACAATAGCTTCCTTAGATACAGACGATTCTTTTAGGCGCTTCACGTTGGTGTCGTGAATGGATTGAATGTCCTTCATTGCATCCGCAAACGATGTTGGGATCAGTCGCTTCTTTAAGAAGTCCGAACAAGTTTTCGCCTTCGACGACAATTCCGACATAGAATCAGAGCCCGTCTGATGCTTTAGGATCACGCAGACACTTGGAGTGACTGTGTACTGATTGGTCCCCGAGGTGAAAGTGTGGGAAACAGCGCGAAAGTCACGGAAGACCGTAAGAATAGCTTTCGCTGAATCTTTCTCTTTTTTCTTCGCAATTACTTCGTCTGAATTCTCACTGACAGCGCGGAATTCAACCGCCATGCTTCCGTCTTTTGTGATGTAGGTAAGCTTGTTGTCTTCGTCGGCTCCGACTGGGCCAGACCAAAACTTCGGTTCAGGTCGTAGGCTGAGAGTAGAATCAAAAGAGATCCCCTTCACAATGCGAATCGACTCGCTATACGCTGAAAGGTTGGCCAGAGTTGCATCATCTTTGCCTTTGCCAATGCCAATGCCATTGGCATAGGAAAGGGAAGGGGTGATCGCCGCCACGAAAAGTACAGTTTCTTTAAGCATTTTCATAGCGGCTACTCCGTTCCCTTTTACGCTGCCGAAGCCGCGGCAGTGTCTTTCGACTTTTTGCCGCCCTTTGTGGTGTGGCGCTTTGTTTTTCCTGTCTTTTCATCTAGAGCTGAATCCAGTGCCATCTGAAGAACTTCGTCCAAGTGCTCGACAAAGATGAAGCTCAACTGTTTGCGGAACTCTTCTGGAATGTCTTGAACGTCTTTTTGATTCTGGAAAGGAATCAAAACCGTTTTTACTCCATGGTTCAGTGCCGCCAGTGCTTTCTCGCGAATTCCGCCGACTGGCAGAACGCGCCCCGAAAGAGTCACTTCACCTGTCATCGCGATGTCACTTCGAACCGGAGTTCCTGTCATCAAGCTGATCAGGGCAGTTGCCATCGTGATCCCTGCACTTGGCCCATCCTTCGGAATTGCTCCCGCAGGGATGTGCACATGCACCGTATTGTTTTCGCACCAGTCAGGATCAATTCCCAGTTCATCGGAATGTGCTCTCGCGTAGCTAAGCGCCGCTTGTGCAGATTCCTTCATGACGTCGCCCATTTGACCCGTAAGAACCAAGCCACCTTTGCCCTTCATTTTGAGAGCTTCAATGTGAAGGACTTCTCCTCCAGCTTGTGTCCATGCGAGA comes from the Deltaproteobacteria bacterium genome and includes:
- a CDS encoding NADH-quinone oxidoreductase subunit N; this encodes MTNAIISLRDVLVVSPMIALLLMSLIPVLMKVFNGNKEPKPFVTVVYALLGVIVAIGLTASLSGMKQTAFSEALVFDGMSVWGSLIVLFSGAFALMLAFDHIETDGRQFSEQCFLMLGSMIGMLIVVMSNDLIVTFLGIEMMSLCLYILVAMSREEILSKEASFKYFVLGSFASAIFLYGIALLYGTVGGTSLPVVAAKTGELLQNHNQLFYVGMAMVIMGFAFKVSIFPFHSWTPDVYQGAPTPITAFMATAVKAATFIAILRLFQHADPSGPSAFLLEPKFLTVLSWLAVLTMLVGNAAAVMQNGFKRMLAYSSISHSGYLLVGVITAGFAQRIESSLAASTVVLFYLFSYSIMTIGSFALVAILEKQVGHTLTIDDLKGLASRNPVLAGCLALILFSLAGVPPSIGFFAKFSLFGSAIEQNLYWLAFWGVLNSVIAVYYYLRPVVAMYMTESTDRLDLQDGVLTRMTLVLTAVATVVFGLASSPVLQFVSESVLNRL
- a CDS encoding cysteine desulfurase, which encodes MDDLNMKSTYLDHAATSPMAPEALRHLIALHEEGVANSSSAHLLGTKAAALLTHAREKIAAKLGSAAKEIVFCSGGTEANNWVLQRSLEDWKRANRQSDKRPHLLTLSTEHSSVANTAKWLKDSGACDWDEIKVDREGYVDLDHLSSGIRNNTVLVSISHGNNEIGTIQDLSAIGEICRKAKVLFHADACQSFCHTPFSIGELPVDLMTLSGHKVRGPKGIGALYIRQDIELTPLVFGGKQERGLRPGTTSVELISSFAVACGTWNADVISRMQALRIFGVETLKERFPKVEINGPVESESLCHILSFTIPDVPSKILHRELANRGIACSTGAACGTGKSESSAVLLALGHAPDRAHQLRLSFSPTTEKVDLEFAVEQISEIRKTI
- a CDS encoding radical SAM protein; this encodes MSHDHKSIAIGDTDENGTAKSMTTWSVEEALAARVNGWKNWLCAAGSENLHVTPDGNLFTATCRVGGFLGNVFEGKMSLPSQWVTCTKEWCMCGADMQLRKAKSEQSRLAATGKLPPDLAGAIEARQQKARLASWVAPAQYDAHRAFPKSITWDISRRCNYSCSYCHPSVSNQFDSHHSSRTLIEAIDRLNDRFCNGTPTKWVITGGEPTTNPAFMEAVDRINSHGHLIHVQSNGSRGPAYLRELIGKACVGLSCHLEAGATDRFVESCRAVVDEKTISPAAGRMWFGVRVMVGPGRLVEALKVRKNLLEIPSFAEKAFVNFSPLYQRLKQDQLMEYSKEELQEILKYA
- a CDS encoding twitch domain-containing radical SAM protein; translated protein: MADFPFRNINPGISDEAIADPYEFGRISETFCALPFTHLATHTDGSAILCCVAKNEQRLNLNDQTLQAAWNSDYLRSARLKMLKGENVSACTHCYAEEKNGYRSHRVTENRVWKERFGRDFVLDRVRKTQSDGRLNEDIVAIDLRLGNTCNLQCVMCRPQDSSRWTALAKKIAETAETSEIRSEWAHKSKINQSRFEWYKDPAFWTDLEAMLPSMREIIVGGGEPMLLEEHRRLVEACVRTGAAKNIQIRYHTNGTLLDKSLFDLWKEFKLVEVFISLDCWGEKNNYMRYPANWEAISNNLKCLDEESPESVKVMLLCSVHLMNMFYLDEYAQWVEDQNFRKVTKGFNGYFHPGVVHYPPYLSIQNYPSELKKAITEKLVAFENRSRKKSNKIQGIINLMNEADHSSRLNQTRDYIRRLDAERGTSFSKTFPELNRFLEI
- a CDS encoding twitch domain-containing radical SAM protein, translating into MSSLNKTFCVYPWIEQVVQSNGKVSFCCVAKGGGMVKKEDGKGFKAGEDTLASAWNSDHMRSIRQGMLEGKQVSGCELCYFQESIGKTSYREMHNEEWLNKARAEIESRVEASKSADFKVEKPALYLDLRLGNLCNLKCRSCNPFNSSQIHKEVVQLHDTNEEYRDFWNRFNGGKKPAETPEWYESDLFWDEVIRSIPNLRKVYLTGGEPTLIERNYKFMQACIESGHAKNIFLMFNINCTNVQDKFLEYLPHFQFVLINASIDGFGPENEYIRFLSRWETIDKNFKKLVQLPPNVQIGVTPVLQIYNVLTITKLLDYIEAVAVETRRDINVDFLYATDPNYINVQILPPTVKQEAIRRLEQYKARSKTYQTQRYLKNSIDSCVNLLNEQPSTDADKMKDFVSYTRMLDVHRKQRLEHTLPDLGQLLETEGYGIHG
- a CDS encoding patatin-like phospholipase family protein yields the protein MRLSEKKKLGLVLSGGGIKAAAFHLGVCLALREKGFNFAGGSKEDVQLRFPEDKMTFKTYVGSSAGSFVTSLLAAGHSVDSIIDAFERGSETDLNKFSRKKKVFTRLKPITYRDIFAVNGVNFLGTLPGLLKRKSLVSGGLESFLKNGFKLNGLFTTKNIERYMRMNVLRENDFKELGVENYVVATQLNHSRKVVFGNFPETYKVRNIKYANYATISQAVAASTSLPPFFAPYGIKNQKGKELYFFDGEIRETLSTHVAADAGADLVIASYSVQPYHYTPVMGSLHNYGIPMIMNQALYQVIQQKIEKHIEHQQQISAIMSAVDGYFRQQGLPDEHREKLLEILTKRVNHKPGVDYIYIHPSPNDYEMFFVDHFSLNAEILGRIVHIGFRAGIQALRKYDL